A single region of the Planctomycetota bacterium genome encodes:
- a CDS encoding redox-sensing transcriptional repressor Rex, with amino-acid sequence MPLGIPKETIKRLFIYYRALLESRETEVISSEELSQLTGFTAAQIRKDLTYFGQFGTPGRGYTIKDLTRQLKGILGIDREWEVALVGVGNMGRALVAYEGLKIQGFKVTQLFDSDPNKTGMFCAGLKIKDIKTIKEEIQNNAVKIAVLTVPSNAAQEVTNLLLEAGVKAILNFAPTRIVVPDGVNVLNIDITNELTRLSYYLVQPDSGKSI; translated from the coding sequence ATGCCATTAGGAATACCGAAAGAGACCATCAAGCGGTTATTTATTTATTACCGGGCTTTGCTGGAGTCCCGCGAGACAGAGGTTATTTCCTCCGAAGAGCTTTCCCAGCTTACCGGCTTTACCGCAGCGCAAATCAGGAAGGACCTGACTTATTTCGGGCAATTCGGCACCCCGGGACGGGGGTATACCATCAAGGATTTAACCCGCCAGTTAAAAGGCATCCTGGGAATAGACCGTGAATGGGAGGTGGCCTTGGTCGGCGTAGGTAACATGGGCCGGGCTCTGGTGGCTTACGAAGGCCTGAAGATTCAGGGGTTTAAGGTTACCCAGCTTTTTGACAGCGATCCAAATAAAACCGGGATGTTCTGCGCCGGCCTGAAGATAAAAGACATCAAGACCATCAAAGAAGAAATTCAGAACAATGCTGTTAAAATCGCTGTCTTAACTGTTCCGTCCAACGCAGCCCAGGAAGTAACCAATTTACTTTTAGAGGCGGGTGTTAAGGCGATTCTTAATTTTGCACCAACCAGAATAGTTGTGCCGGACGGAGTTAACGTCCTGAATATTGATATTACCAACGAATTGACAAGACTGTCGTATTACTTGGTCCAGCCTGATTCGGGGAAAAGCATTTAA
- a CDS encoding protein kinase: MPKLLVEKGPNKDLEITVGKTVFAGRDTSAHIMLTEPMVSRLHFKIEHRPDGYYLSDLDSLNGTFVNRARVRERLLKPGDMIQVGDTIFSFVSDDPAAQQKSLVGKIVGGYSIIERIGRGGMGTVYKALQISLKRTVALKILSEDMLKDKTFIEMFLQEARSAGQLNHNNIVQVYDVGRTPEDIYYFSMEYMSGGSIQELLIKRTRLPLFQSVKMMLDAAAGLSYAEKKGIVHRDIKPDNLMISEDDIVKIGDLGLAKSVSSSQQEKQSNTLMGTPHYLAPEQAQGKAVDHRSDIYSLGASFYRIISGSTPYSASSVKDIIVKKLREDPRPLKEILPSAPDSVVKVISRMMKRKIDERYANSAELIKDLKVLKDELDPDRPKPIADIPLVPAGPELPEAEKALRKSPFVRLGLPAILLVMTIGVIFLLGHYYSDIKKTPANTGDSTGGITGTSTAITATGSSDYEEKLAQEYLSKARAYEAGLTPDSTRDAINKGIPLYERIITECARSKLVKNAREGVGRLNQLIKALEEKEKQRLLADEVLASLGQLESRINASLKVILESAGEGDALNLAQEFVKNSSAELDKFSSQYPRFTSVKERVETKKTVLIKWLDSIRATGEKYQSLKEQSEISVKSERFAQALKSITAFADNPAYQNTVYDNIARNYYRQVESQAKKSFSGLLLRVEDLKDKGQLTEAQKLLSAARSTYGVEEIENRIKDYLDWFDGQKGEIHKQELQKETAIFPQYLTPLFWFLQSGQFDEWAKAESQAKSTFQTREYQEKFAQYLSLMKMEKGLIDRFIDRFEKRKLDRPVLQGKEISSIDAKSGLIYFTLKDSPPLKFQEISIRDWEICLTNSWDLDARDFFDLGMLCIYRGGNILKAEESFNKALQKRPNRELQDLLKQYRPRDKLEELKKGREDDAELVRQLAEKLYDNKQQPQALDAFQLLRYRFVNTLVYTNNKTAIDTKIKLLGGK; encoded by the coding sequence ATGCCTAAATTACTTGTAGAAAAAGGTCCGAATAAGGATTTAGAGATAACCGTCGGCAAGACCGTTTTTGCCGGACGGGATACTTCGGCCCATATCATGCTCACCGAACCGATGGTCTCCCGGCTCCATTTCAAGATAGAGCATCGGCCGGACGGTTATTATCTTTCCGACCTGGATTCGCTCAACGGCACCTTTGTCAACCGGGCCCGGGTCAGGGAGCGGCTGCTTAAACCCGGCGATATGATCCAGGTGGGCGACACCATTTTTTCGTTCGTCTCGGACGACCCGGCCGCCCAGCAGAAATCGCTGGTCGGCAAGATCGTCGGCGGCTATTCCATCATAGAAAGAATCGGCCGGGGCGGCATGGGCACGGTTTATAAGGCGCTCCAGATTTCCCTCAAACGGACCGTGGCCCTGAAAATACTTTCCGAGGACATGCTCAAGGACAAGACCTTTATCGAGATGTTCCTGCAGGAAGCGCGTTCAGCCGGCCAGTTAAACCATAATAATATCGTCCAGGTCTATGATGTCGGGCGTACCCCGGAAGACATCTATTATTTCTCCATGGAGTATATGTCCGGCGGAAGCATCCAGGAACTGCTGATAAAGCGGACCCGCCTACCCCTGTTCCAGTCGGTCAAAATGATGCTGGATGCGGCGGCCGGTCTTTCGTATGCCGAAAAGAAGGGCATTGTCCACCGCGACATCAAGCCGGACAACCTGATGATCAGCGAAGACGATATCGTAAAAATCGGCGATTTAGGATTGGCCAAAAGCGTTTCTTCCTCGCAGCAGGAAAAACAGTCCAACACCCTGATGGGCACGCCCCATTACCTGGCTCCCGAACAAGCCCAGGGAAAGGCCGTTGACCACCGGTCCGATATCTATTCGCTAGGTGCCAGTTTCTACCGCATCATCTCGGGTTCAACGCCCTACAGCGCCTCCTCGGTGAAGGATATTATCGTCAAGAAATTAAGGGAAGACCCCAGGCCGTTGAAAGAAATCCTGCCTTCGGCCCCTGACTCGGTGGTTAAAGTTATCAGCCGGATGATGAAGCGAAAGATAGATGAGCGTTATGCCAACTCGGCCGAACTGATAAAAGACCTTAAGGTTTTAAAAGACGAGCTTGACCCGGACCGGCCCAAGCCGATAGCCGACATTCCACTTGTCCCGGCCGGGCCGGAATTGCCCGAAGCGGAAAAGGCATTGCGTAAATCGCCTTTTGTCCGGCTGGGCTTACCGGCTATTCTTTTGGTAATGACCATCGGCGTAATATTCCTACTGGGCCATTATTATTCTGACATAAAAAAGACGCCCGCAAACACCGGTGATTCAACGGGCGGAATAACCGGCACGTCAACGGCGATAACAGCCACCGGGTCAAGCGACTACGAAGAAAAGCTGGCCCAGGAATATCTGAGCAAGGCCCGCGCTTACGAAGCCGGGCTTACGCCCGATAGCACCAGGGATGCGATTAACAAAGGAATCCCGTTATACGAACGCATCATCACCGAATGCGCCCGCTCCAAACTGGTAAAGAATGCCCGGGAAGGCGTCGGCCGCCTGAACCAGCTTATCAAGGCCCTGGAGGAAAAAGAAAAGCAACGCCTGCTGGCCGACGAAGTCCTGGCTTCTTTAGGCCAGCTGGAAAGCCGGATTAATGCCAGCCTCAAAGTAATTCTCGAATCTGCCGGGGAAGGCGATGCCTTAAACCTGGCCCAGGAATTCGTAAAGAACTCGTCGGCTGAATTAGATAAATTCAGCAGCCAATACCCGCGGTTTACATCGGTGAAGGAACGGGTGGAAACCAAAAAAACCGTCCTTATCAAATGGCTTGATTCGATCAGGGCCACAGGCGAAAAATACCAGTCGCTCAAAGAACAGTCGGAAATCTCCGTTAAGAGCGAGAGGTTTGCCCAGGCGCTTAAATCCATTACCGCCTTTGCCGACAATCCCGCTTATCAGAATACCGTCTATGATAATATCGCCAGGAATTATTACCGCCAGGTGGAATCCCAGGCCAAAAAATCATTCTCCGGCCTGCTGCTCAGGGTGGAAGACCTCAAGGACAAGGGACAGTTAACCGAGGCCCAGAAATTATTGTCCGCGGCCCGGAGCACCTACGGCGTGGAAGAAATAGAGAACCGGATAAAGGATTACCTGGACTGGTTTGACGGCCAGAAAGGTGAAATACACAAGCAGGAACTGCAGAAGGAAACCGCCATCTTCCCGCAATACCTGACACCCCTCTTCTGGTTCCTGCAAAGCGGCCAGTTTGACGAATGGGCCAAAGCGGAAAGCCAGGCGAAAAGCACGTTCCAGACCAGGGAATACCAGGAAAAATTCGCCCAATACTTGTCCCTGATGAAAATGGAAAAGGGCCTGATTGACCGTTTTATTGACCGGTTCGAAAAGCGTAAGCTTGACCGGCCCGTGCTCCAGGGCAAGGAAATATCCTCGATAGACGCCAAAAGCGGCCTTATTTATTTTACCCTTAAGGACAGCCCGCCATTAAAGTTCCAGGAAATCTCCATCCGCGACTGGGAAATCTGCCTGACCAATTCCTGGGATTTGGACGCCCGGGATTTCTTCGATTTAGGCATGCTCTGCATCTACCGGGGCGGCAATATACTCAAGGCTGAGGAATCTTTTAATAAAGCGCTGCAAAAAAGGCCGAACCGGGAACTGCAGGACCTGCTCAAGCAATACCGGCCCAGGGATAAACTTGAGGAATTAAAGAAAGGCCGCGAGGACGACGCGGAACTGGTCCGGCAGCTGGCCGAAAAACTATATGACAACAAGCAGCAGCCCCAGGCCCTGGACGCCTTCCAGCTCCTGCGCTACCGCTTCGTCAATACCCTGGTCTATACCAACAACAAGACCGCCATCGACACCAAGATTAAATTATTAGGAGGAAAATAA
- a CDS encoding DUF2007 domain-containing protein → MARIRLEEEGIECFIQNENIAIWKHFTGTVGGFSIELQVRESDADKALQIIKEIRKD, encoded by the coding sequence ATGGCTAGAATACGGCTTGAAGAAGAAGGAATAGAGTGTTTTATCCAAAATGAAAATATTGCTATATGGAAACACTTCACTGGTACCGTAGGTGGTTTCTCAATCGAATTACAGGTCCGGGAATCTGATGCAGATAAGGCACTTCAGATAATCAAAGAAATAAGAAAAGATTAG
- a CDS encoding YggS family pyridoxal phosphate-dependent enzyme: MSDALRKSLDKIRLRIKSAAERAGRNPDEIVVVAVTKTVGIETLKSLATLGWKDIGENRVTAAFDKAKGLPNTKFTWHMIGHLQGNKAKKAVGIFDYIHSLDSITLAEELQAEALKINKSVRVLIQVNVSGEATKGGIKPAESADFYQKVKEIISPTQNTGLIISGLMTMAPITDNPEAVRPYFRQLRELRDKLKSDFVDDAASEELKYLSMGMSQDFEVAIEEGANMLRIGTAIFG, encoded by the coding sequence ATGTCAGACGCATTAAGAAAATCGCTGGATAAAATCCGGCTCCGTATTAAATCGGCCGCCGAACGCGCGGGAAGGAATCCTGATGAAATCGTGGTCGTAGCGGTCACCAAAACAGTCGGGATTGAGACGTTAAAATCCCTGGCTACCCTGGGCTGGAAAGATATCGGCGAAAACCGGGTTACCGCTGCTTTTGACAAAGCTAAAGGTTTACCCAACACTAAATTTACCTGGCATATGATTGGCCACCTCCAGGGTAACAAGGCGAAAAAGGCGGTCGGGATTTTTGATTATATCCATTCCCTGGACAGCATCACTTTGGCTGAAGAACTCCAGGCAGAGGCGCTGAAAATAAACAAATCCGTTCGGGTGTTAATCCAGGTAAATGTCAGCGGTGAAGCAACCAAGGGCGGCATCAAACCGGCGGAATCAGCAGACTTTTACCAGAAAGTAAAAGAAATTATTTCGCCCACACAAAATACCGGGTTAATAATCAGTGGGTTGATGACTATGGCGCCCATAACTGACAACCCCGAAGCCGTCCGGCCTTACTTCAGGCAACTGCGTGAGTTGCGGGATAAATTAAAGAGCGATTTTGTTGACGATGCCGCCTCCGAAGAATTAAAATACCTTTCAATGGGAATGAGCCAGGATTTTGAGGTGGCGATTGAAGAAGGCGCCAATATGCTCAGAATCGGCACGGCGATTTTTGGTTAA
- a CDS encoding purine-nucleoside phosphorylase: MTELKNNISAEVNQAAEFIRSKIKGFSPEIGIILGTGLGNFADEVADKTIVPYTEIPGFPVSTVMTHKGELVFGKIHGKPVMAMAGRFHYYEGYNLQQTTFPVRVMKALGVNTLIVSAAVGSVNADCPSGMVVLVKDHINLLGTNPLIGPNDEQLGPRFPDMYNTYDKVLLEIVSQVAEENNIKTYRAVYAAMTGPSLETPAEYRMLRIIGADVVGMSTVPEVIVAVHSGLRVLALAVVTDLATPEAIKPVNIEEIIHIANGAEPHLSALINGVIKRL; encoded by the coding sequence ATGACAGAATTAAAGAATAACATCAGCGCAGAAGTCAACCAGGCCGCCGAATTCATCCGCTCCAAAATAAAAGGGTTCTCACCCGAAATCGGCATCATCCTGGGCACCGGCCTGGGCAATTTCGCCGATGAAGTCGCCGACAAAACCATCGTGCCCTATACCGAGATTCCCGGATTCCCGGTCTCGACCGTCATGACCCACAAGGGCGAGCTAGTCTTCGGCAAAATCCACGGCAAACCGGTCATGGCCATGGCCGGCCGATTCCATTATTACGAGGGTTACAACCTACAACAGACCACCTTCCCGGTCCGGGTCATGAAAGCGCTGGGCGTAAACACCCTGATTGTCTCGGCCGCGGTGGGCAGCGTCAATGCCGATTGCCCGTCCGGAATGGTCGTCCTGGTCAAGGACCATATCAATCTCCTGGGCACCAATCCGCTTATCGGCCCCAATGACGAGCAGCTCGGCCCGCGCTTCCCGGATATGTATAACACCTATGACAAGGTCCTGCTTGAAATCGTTTCCCAGGTGGCCGAGGAAAATAATATCAAGACCTATCGCGCGGTCTATGCCGCGATGACCGGCCCGTCCCTGGAAACCCCGGCTGAATACAGGATGCTTCGCATCATCGGGGCTGACGTGGTCGGCATGTCCACCGTACCGGAGGTGATTGTGGCGGTCCATTCCGGCCTGCGCGTCCTGGCCCTGGCGGTGGTGACTGATTTAGCCACGCCCGAGGCTATCAAGCCGGTGAATATCGAAGAAATCATCCACATTGCCAACGGCGCCGAACCGCACCTGAGCGCCCTGATCAATGGCGTTATCAAACGGCTCTAA
- a CDS encoding PQQ-binding-like beta-propeller repeat protein, producing the protein MNSQVEPEDEPIDIVSSNPEIIFEEELPADVGKLVEVVYRWKEPQSSVDEIVYKRLIKVQRERLGCYYYSMYARCKDNILTGKTSLSDAWTPERVLIGGKNASVAAYKGVIERGESQNFRIIYYQQTPFGLLRLGETRRLSDEFVADIKFVRCIASEVGKDTPPTLWHIGALVSGSLALFDYFNPKKEEKNHSPVADFRAIPMTGTINTNFYFDASISTDADEPDSTGLLVRWDLDGDSNWDNAFTFDKITTTSFAGVGSHTIGVQVRDRAGAFSTVTKTVTTIAVGPGLGATPHPMFRNTITHTGVSVYNGPVVTTTKWTYTTGEIIEASPSVASDGTIYVGSYDGVLYALSPTSGSTLWTSPLGPGVVHSSVAIASDGTIYAGAGNNLYAINPANGNQYWSYNTGGLVRSSPVIDSDGTVYIGSMNGSLYAVNPDGSFKWSFTTGGQIWSSPAIGPDGTVYVGSLDNKLYAVNQNSTLKWSYTTGGGIYSSPAVDNSGVVYVGSWDGSFYAINSNGTLKWSVPTGGQVWSSPALDSAKVLFGSDDDKLYCRNASDGTPLWIYTAGNNIRSSPTVDASGRVYFGADDGKLYGLTSAGADLSADWPIDLSGATATIRSSVAIAANAVTPTLYVGSNDRKIYAIGAATLDPADLTIQKYANKAQVSIGEVVTYKVVITNRGVDPTSATATTVIDSIPAGFKYLKGSSRLSGAVQADPIGSDTLTFDVGHFTPGLSKTLTYQLIVGSGLAPGKYTNRAYARYYYDKPPITEGVTAIAKSEVWVVPDPLFDLGTIIGKVFWDKNANGIQDQDEGGYGVAQIIMEDGTIITTDKNGGYHIPGVKPGTHLLHLKDVSEYWITTDSPCLARVTPGLLVKANFGIKPADKPMSSFVPPLNDLTFVLLGEAQVDSVSTNGRDASKQDKNVKDGNRLNGRLAYYLSGKIENKFEIASSLDTKRSTLNAPQATFFRHIDPDKYYTEYGDNSAVSFDAANTAGPFYLRIDSLPEANLGKSSLLYGSYNSGINKTEPEGTASSELATYHRTLAGVKLDAAQVPVYKNDRLAIKASGTVFASSQDAQTEQVPAHNEFRATGGSVYYLKNKDILHGSERIALETRDQLTNLALVARQLARDSDYEIDYSNGRIIFRQPPAMVDSSTHITSNNILGGNPVYVVVDYEYAPAGSRGFNDGPYGGRLSGELSDNRNNRMQLGGTYIAEADDSDYELKGVDFSLDEAATFIIPMRLSLSAEYAESTSRSMDGYISANGGLGFNTVAGTNNSQGVANKIKVGIKPAEWLNFDSYYQKVEPGFISSSSYNYQGSMRYGYLIKYSATENLKINLRYDNQELLKNANIVSQGNIGADRTETGALQGVYRKDQWTITNEYRYQESTNLVGGVAAETNQDLTLGALKVDYAFSQKSNLYAIQQSTLKGDTNSQTTLGAAFPFSEKTAVNLQATNGTKGQAYLIGVNNKVSDKTETFSNVSISDDGASDTLQTSNGATHQLTPDTRLNAQQDYATKNTRATDATQRSTATVLGQETRLSDKWQFWASAQQGTVNDYNGTTNIETIRESGSLRFRYADRDKTAFDTKLEARFDEGDVDKHQYLTANSFRHQLTPDITVSLRENYSWTENRTTDKTEALFKETGLGLALRPIKWDKWHLLAKYTYLKDIYPAAQAGVADIAPTRTRSDIYALETAYDLSKTLQLVEKYAFKDMKETISGYDETDNQVALWINRINYNVFKQWYAGVEHRILRQTLGQDKKSGFLAEVMHKANRNVHLGVGYNFTDFSDDLRRNNDYSANGFFFRINAIIEY; encoded by the coding sequence TTGAATAGCCAGGTAGAACCTGAAGATGAACCTATAGATATAGTGTCGTCAAACCCAGAAATTATATTTGAAGAAGAACTCCCAGCTGACGTAGGAAAGCTTGTCGAAGTAGTCTATCGCTGGAAAGAACCGCAGAGCAGCGTTGACGAAATTGTCTATAAACGTTTGATCAAAGTTCAGCGGGAGCGCCTGGGTTGTTATTACTACTCGATGTATGCCCGATGCAAGGATAATATTCTGACGGGAAAGACGTCTTTATCTGATGCTTGGACGCCTGAACGAGTCCTGATAGGCGGCAAGAATGCTTCTGTCGCCGCATATAAGGGGGTGATAGAGCGGGGCGAAAGCCAGAACTTCCGGATTATTTATTACCAGCAGACGCCTTTCGGCTTATTACGCTTGGGTGAAACGAGAAGATTAAGCGATGAGTTCGTTGCGGATATTAAGTTTGTCAGGTGTATCGCCTCTGAGGTTGGTAAAGACACTCCGCCAACCTTATGGCATATCGGCGCCTTGGTGTCCGGGTCCTTGGCGCTGTTTGATTATTTCAATCCCAAAAAGGAAGAGAAAAATCATTCCCCCGTTGCTGATTTCAGGGCTATTCCAATGACCGGAACCATCAATACTAATTTCTATTTTGATGCTTCGATTTCAACCGATGCGGACGAGCCGGATTCAACCGGGCTATTGGTCCGCTGGGATTTGGACGGCGACAGTAACTGGGATAACGCATTTACCTTTGACAAGATTACTACCACTTCATTTGCCGGAGTGGGGTCTCATACCATAGGTGTCCAGGTGCGCGACCGGGCCGGCGCTTTTTCGACCGTTACCAAGACCGTTACGACTATTGCGGTCGGGCCGGGTTTGGGTGCGACGCCCCATCCGATGTTCCGCAATACCATCACGCACACCGGCGTTTCGGTTTATAACGGGCCGGTGGTTACTACCACAAAATGGACTTATACCACCGGAGAAATAATAGAGGCGTCGCCTTCCGTCGCTTCAGACGGCACAATCTATGTCGGCTCTTATGACGGTGTATTATATGCCTTAAGCCCGACTAGTGGGAGCACGCTCTGGACCAGCCCGCTGGGCCCCGGCGTGGTGCATTCATCGGTTGCTATTGCCTCGGACGGCACGATTTACGCCGGCGCGGGTAATAATCTTTACGCGATTAATCCGGCTAACGGCAACCAATACTGGTCTTATAATACCGGCGGCTTGGTCCGTTCGTCGCCGGTGATTGATTCGGATGGCACGGTTTATATCGGTTCTATGAACGGCAGTCTTTACGCGGTTAATCCGGACGGCAGTTTCAAGTGGTCGTTCACGACCGGCGGGCAAATCTGGTCATCACCGGCTATCGGTCCCGACGGCACTGTTTACGTCGGGTCTCTGGATAATAAGCTCTATGCCGTCAACCAGAACAGCACGCTTAAATGGAGTTACACCACAGGGGGCGGGATTTATTCATCTCCGGCAGTGGATAATTCCGGCGTGGTTTATGTGGGCAGCTGGGACGGCTCGTTCTATGCGATAAATTCCAACGGCACCCTGAAATGGAGCGTGCCCACCGGCGGGCAGGTCTGGTCGTCACCGGCATTGGACAGCGCCAAGGTTCTGTTCGGCTCGGATGACGACAAGTTGTATTGCCGCAACGCCTCGGACGGCACGCCTCTGTGGATTTACACAGCCGGTAATAATATTCGCTCTTCGCCGACTGTTGACGCTTCGGGCCGGGTTTATTTCGGGGCCGATGACGGCAAGCTCTACGGCCTAACTTCCGCAGGCGCTGATTTGTCCGCGGATTGGCCGATTGACCTATCGGGAGCAACCGCAACGATTCGTTCTTCGGTGGCGATTGCTGCCAATGCCGTGACGCCGACCCTATATGTCGGTTCCAACGACCGGAAGATATATGCCATCGGCGCGGCCACACTTGACCCGGCTGACCTGACCATTCAGAAATATGCCAACAAGGCGCAGGTGTCTATCGGCGAGGTGGTGACCTATAAGGTTGTGATTACCAACCGGGGCGTGGACCCGACCTCGGCAACAGCCACCACGGTCATAGACAGCATTCCGGCTGGATTCAAGTATCTCAAGGGTTCCAGCCGATTGTCCGGCGCGGTTCAAGCCGACCCGATTGGCAGCGATACCCTGACGTTTGATGTCGGGCATTTTACGCCCGGGCTTTCCAAGACGCTTACCTACCAGCTGATTGTCGGAAGCGGCCTGGCACCCGGAAAATATACCAATCGTGCCTATGCCAGATATTATTATGATAAACCGCCGATAACCGAAGGCGTGACGGCCATTGCCAAAAGCGAGGTTTGGGTGGTGCCGGACCCGCTGTTTGACCTGGGCACGATTATCGGCAAGGTTTTTTGGGATAAGAACGCCAACGGAATACAGGACCAGGATGAGGGCGGATACGGCGTAGCGCAAATTATAATGGAGGACGGCACGATAATTACCACGGATAAAAACGGAGGTTATCACATCCCGGGCGTAAAACCGGGCACGCACCTTCTTCATCTTAAGGATGTATCCGAATACTGGATAACCACGGATAGCCCGTGTTTGGCGCGGGTCACTCCGGGATTACTGGTCAAGGCTAATTTCGGGATAAAGCCGGCAGACAAACCGATGTCATCGTTTGTTCCGCCGCTTAACGATTTGACCTTTGTCTTATTGGGCGAGGCGCAAGTGGACAGCGTGTCCACCAACGGTCGCGACGCCAGCAAACAGGATAAAAACGTCAAGGACGGTAACCGCCTGAACGGCCGGCTGGCTTATTATCTGTCCGGCAAAATAGAGAACAAGTTTGAGATTGCCTCCTCCCTGGACACCAAGCGCTCAACGCTCAACGCCCCGCAGGCCACATTCTTCCGCCACATTGACCCGGATAAATATTATACCGAATACGGCGATAATTCCGCCGTGTCATTCGATGCGGCAAACACCGCCGGGCCGTTTTACCTGAGAATTGACTCCCTGCCTGAAGCGAATCTGGGTAAATCCAGCTTACTGTATGGTTCGTATAACTCGGGTATCAATAAAACTGAACCCGAAGGGACCGCGTCCAGCGAACTGGCAACTTATCACAGAACGCTGGCCGGCGTGAAATTAGACGCCGCGCAGGTGCCGGTCTACAAGAATGACCGTCTGGCCATAAAGGCATCGGGCACGGTTTTCGCCTCTTCCCAGGATGCGCAAACCGAGCAGGTTCCGGCCCACAACGAATTTCGGGCCACCGGCGGCTCGGTTTACTATCTCAAAAACAAGGATATTCTGCATGGTTCGGAGCGTATCGCCCTTGAGACGCGGGACCAGCTCACTAATCTGGCGCTGGTTGCCAGGCAGCTGGCGCGGGACAGCGATTATGAAATAGATTATTCCAACGGACGGATTATTTTCCGGCAGCCGCCGGCCATGGTTGACAGCTCAACGCACATCACTTCGAATAACATCCTGGGCGGCAATCCGGTTTATGTCGTAGTGGATTACGAGTATGCCCCGGCCGGGTCCAGGGGATTTAATGACGGACCCTACGGCGGCAGGTTATCCGGCGAACTATCCGACAACCGCAATAACCGGATGCAACTGGGCGGAACGTATATTGCCGAAGCGGATGACAGCGACTATGAATTAAAAGGCGTTGACTTCTCGTTGGACGAGGCAGCCACGTTTATCATACCGATGAGGCTGTCCCTGTCCGCGGAATACGCCGAGTCAACCTCCCGGAGCATGGATGGTTATATCTCCGCCAACGGCGGACTGGGGTTTAACACCGTGGCCGGGACCAATAACAGCCAGGGGGTGGCCAATAAAATCAAGGTTGGGATAAAACCGGCCGAATGGCTCAACTTCGATTCGTATTACCAGAAAGTGGAGCCCGGTTTTATCTCTTCCTCGTCATATAATTATCAGGGCTCGATGCGCTACGGCTATCTAATTAAATATTCTGCCACGGAAAACTTGAAGATAAACCTCCGTTATGACAACCAGGAATTATTAAAGAATGCTAATATCGTTTCGCAAGGCAATATCGGCGCGGACCGGACCGAGACCGGCGCCCTGCAGGGTGTTTACCGCAAGGACCAGTGGACCATTACCAACGAATACCGTTACCAGGAATCAACCAATCTGGTTGGTGGCGTTGCGGCAGAGACCAACCAGGACCTGACGCTGGGCGCGCTTAAGGTTGATTATGCATTCAGTCAAAAGAGTAATCTTTATGCGATTCAGCAGTCCACCCTCAAGGGCGATACCAACTCCCAGACTACGCTCGGCGCCGCCTTCCCGTTTAGCGAGAAGACAGCGGTCAACCTCCAGGCCACTAACGGCACCAAAGGCCAGGCGTACCTAATCGGCGTTAATAATAAAGTATCCGACAAGACCGAGACGTTTTCCAATGTCAGTATCAGTGATGACGGAGCATCCGACACCCTGCAGACCTCTAACGGCGCGACACACCAGCTGACCCCGGACACCCGCCTGAACGCCCAGCAGGATTATGCCACCAAGAATACCCGGGCTACTGACGCTACCCAGCGTTCCACCGCTACTGTTCTCGGACAGGAGACCAGACTTTCGGATAAATGGCAATTCTGGGCCAGCGCCCAGCAAGGAACCGTCAACGACTACAACGGGACGACAAATATCGAAACTATCAGGGAATCCGGCTCGCTCCGGTTCAGGTATGCGGACAGGGATAAGACCGCCTTTGATACCAAACTTGAAGCCCGGTTTGACGAAGGCGACGTTGATAAACACCAGTATCTTACCGCCAACAGTTTCAGGCATCAGCTAACGCCGGACATAACCGTCTCTCTCAGGGAGAATTATTCCTGGACCGAGAACCGGACTACAGACAAAACCGAGGCGCTCTTTAAAGAAACCGGCCTGGGCCTGGCCTTGCGTCCAATCAAATGGGATAAGTGGCATTTGTTGGCCAAATACACTTATCTTAAGGATATCTATCCGGCCGCCCAGGCCGGCGTGGCTGATATTGCACCAACCAGGACCAGGTCTGATATTTACGCCCTGGAAACCGCCTATGACCTGTCGAAAACCCTGCAGCTGGTGGAAAAATACGCCTTCAAAGACATGAAAGAAACAATCAGCGGGTATGATGAAACCGATAACCAGGTGGCGCTCTGGATAAACCGGATTAACTATAATGTGTTTAAGCAGTGGTATGCCGGCGTGGAACACCGCATCCTCAGGCAGACCCTGGGCCAGGACAAAAAGAGCGGATTCCTGGCGGAGGTGATGCACAAGGCCAACCGGAACGTCCATCTGGGCGTGGGTTATAATTTCACGGACTTCTCCGACGACCTCAGGCGCAATAACGATTACTCCGCCAACGGATTCTTTTTCAGGATTAATGCGATAATTGAATATTAG